A single genomic interval of Methylocystis sp. IM3 harbors:
- a CDS encoding sensor histidine kinase — translation MGKVGKLFRTTAFKLSLAYLILFSIGAGLVLTRVGARVKEVLDEQIEQTVDAEIRALSEQYAQGGLHQLTNALERRVRAPGGSLYLLTTHSGEVIVGNIEPPAAGPVGGSKLVETPYQRRGEPGEMHPALMRLFLIPGGFRLLIGHDIEDHEVLRGILRRALGVSLFWLALVGALGGLFVAHRMLERVDVMSASARRIMAGDLHERLAVSGAGDELDRLAENFNAMLERISELMTGLREVSDNIAHDLKTPLTRLRNRAEAALRGASGNGEHREALMAVIEESDSLIRVFNALLMIARAEAGYSSDNLATYDADAVVSDIAEMYEPVAEEQGVRLEAKTELGLAVTGSRELLGQAVVNLVDNALKYGASGKNPRIDVGARRVADRVEITVADHGPGIAPQDRDRVVGRFVRLENSRSRPGSGLGLSMAAAVARLHHGALRIEDNGPGLRVVLSLPATRAATAVSRERA, via the coding sequence ATCGGAAAAGTCGGCAAGCTCTTTCGGACGACCGCCTTCAAGCTGTCGCTCGCCTATCTCATCCTCTTCTCCATCGGCGCCGGCCTCGTGCTGACCCGCGTCGGCGCGCGGGTGAAGGAGGTGCTCGACGAGCAGATCGAGCAGACGGTCGACGCCGAGATCCGCGCGCTCTCGGAGCAATATGCGCAAGGCGGGCTGCATCAGCTCACCAACGCGCTGGAGCGGCGCGTGCGCGCGCCGGGCGGCTCGCTCTACCTGCTCACCACGCATTCGGGCGAGGTGATCGTCGGCAATATCGAACCGCCGGCGGCAGGCCCCGTCGGCGGCTCCAAGCTGGTCGAAACGCCCTATCAGCGGCGCGGCGAACCCGGCGAAATGCATCCGGCGCTGATGCGCCTGTTCCTCATTCCCGGCGGCTTCCGCCTGCTTATCGGCCACGACATCGAGGACCACGAAGTGCTGCGCGGCATTTTGCGCCGGGCGCTTGGCGTCTCGCTGTTCTGGCTCGCGCTGGTCGGCGCTCTCGGCGGCCTCTTCGTCGCGCATCGCATGCTCGAACGCGTCGATGTGATGTCGGCTTCGGCGCGGCGCATCATGGCGGGCGATCTGCACGAGCGGCTCGCGGTTTCCGGCGCCGGCGACGAGCTCGACCGGCTCGCCGAGAATTTCAACGCCATGCTGGAGCGCATTTCGGAATTGATGACCGGGCTGCGCGAGGTCTCGGACAACATAGCGCATGACCTCAAGACGCCGCTGACCCGCCTGCGCAACCGCGCCGAAGCGGCGCTGCGCGGCGCCTCGGGAAACGGCGAGCATCGCGAGGCCCTCATGGCGGTCATCGAAGAATCGGACAGCCTCATCCGCGTCTTCAACGCGCTGCTGATGATCGCGCGCGCGGAGGCCGGCTATTCGAGCGACAATCTTGCAACCTATGACGCTGACGCCGTGGTGAGCGACATCGCGGAAATGTACGAGCCGGTCGCGGAAGAGCAGGGCGTTCGGCTGGAGGCGAAGACAGAGCTGGGCCTCGCCGTCACGGGCAGCCGGGAGCTTCTCGGCCAGGCCGTCGTCAATCTCGTCGATAATGCGCTCAAATATGGCGCGTCGGGCAAAAACCCGCGCATCGACGTGGGCGCGCGGCGCGTCGCGGACCGTGTCGAGATCACTGTCGCGGACCATGGCCCCGGCATTGCGCCGCAGGATCGCGATCGGGTGGTGGGGCGTTTCGTGCGGCTGGAGAATTCACGCTCGCGGCCGGGCTCCGGCCTCGGCCTTTCCATGGCGGCGGCCGTCGCCCGCCTGCATCATGGCGCGCTGCGCATCGAGGACAATGGGCCGGGCTTGCGTGTCGTGCTGTCGCTGCCGGCGACCCGCGCCGCGACGGCCGTCTCCCGCGAGCGCGCATAG